The bacterium sequence GGAAGATGCGATGCAAGGCAAAATCGCACTGGACCCGTTCATCACGCACACGATGCCGCTTGAGCGCATCAATGAGGCGTTCGACCTGATGCATGAGGGAAAATCCATCCGCACGGTGATTCATTTCTAATGGAACGGATCGAGCAACATGCCAGTTTCGGCGGCAGCCAGGAAGTGTGGAAGCATGCATCCGCCACGTTGAAGTGCGACATGCGGTTTGCGGTGTATCTGCCGCCGCAGGTGAAGGATGGCCCCTGCCCTGTGCTGTACTGGCTTTCCGGCCTGACCTGCACCGAGCAGAATTTCATCACCAAATCCGGCGTGCAGCAATTTGCCGCGCAACATGGCATCATCGTGGTAGCGCCGGATACCAGCCCGCGTGGGGAGGATGTCGCCAACGACGCGGCCTATGACCTGGGACAAGGCGCGGGGTTTTACCTCAATGCCACGCAAGAGCCGTGGGCAAAGCATTTTCAGATGTTCGACTACGTGACGCGGGAACTGCCGGACCTGGTGGAGCAGCATTTTGCCGCCAGCGATGCGCGGAGCATCAGCGGGCATTCGATGGGTGGGCATGGGGCACTGGTGTGTGCGCTGAAGATGCCAGGGTTTTACCGTAGCGTTTCGGCCTTCTCCCCTATTGCCGCGCCAACACAAGTACAGTGGGGAGAGAAGGCCTTCACGCATTACCTGGGTGAAGACCGCAATGCCTGGCTGGAATGGGACAGCTGCGCCCTGTTGCAGCGCGCGACGAACAAGCTGACGCTGCTGGTGGACCAGGGTAGTGCGGATGAATTTTTAGCCAACCAGTTGAAGCCTGAATTGCTGCGTGAAGCGGCGACGTTGGGGGGCCATAAGCTGATGCTCCGCATGCAGGATGGCTATGACCATAGCTATTATTTCATCTCGAGCTTCATGGGCGAGCATGTGGCGTTTCATGCGGAAGCACTGCTGAAGCCGCTTTAAAGGCGGGGTTTTCCCGTTTTAATCAAATTATTAACATTAATACGTTAATGTTTCCGGTGATTCTTCATTGGGAATATGCGGATGGGCGAGCCCGAGACCCAGTCACGTTATGCGTTTGCGATTGTGTCCCAACCTATTGGGATATTTACCATTTCGCACCGGCACAGCTTTGGTGTGCTGATTGAGTACAAGCCCGATGGCGAGATGGTGATGAACCCCGTGGAGTATGAGGGGGCGCTTTATTATAACCGGCCGGAATATAATGTTTCCCAGCAGAATATCGACATTGCGATGTCGGCTGAGAAATGTGAGAAGGACGCCCAGTTTACCAAACAGCAGATCGCAGAATTGCGCGCCAAGGCGCCCCCGGATGATCCTGATTCGATCCCCGCGAGGAATGACGCCATTTACCTGGAGTATCTGGTGCAGGAGGAGGTTATTCTCGACAGGTTGTATGAGGCGCATCGGCGGGTACTGGCCATGGGCGATGACGGAGACGAAAAGGCCACGGCACAGGCTGATCTGGCAGCGTTGCAGAATGAATATATCTTGGCGAAGCGGCATGTGTGGGGACGGTATGAGGGTGACAGCATCATGCTTATGCCGTGCAGCAAGGAGCAGGCCCAGTTCATCCGCGATTCGCTGGATAATATCTGGGTGGAACATCAGCATATAGGGCCGAAGAAAACGCCCAATGTGATGGATAAGGAAGACAGCCTGACCCTGACCATGCCGGGGGTGCAGCCCTATTATTTCGGCGGGCGGCAGCGTGTGTATTACAAGCGCGAGGATGAAATACGCGGACAGGCGCCCGTGGATTTTGCGGGAGAACCGGTTGCCAACCCTGTTTACCTCCACCCTTATGCCATGCAGACCAAGGGGTATGATGATTCCAACATGGTGGACCACAACCCGGTGACACCTGATGAGCATGGGCGGGAGGCGGGTTCCAAGCCTGCGATGAATTATGATGGAACACCGCAGCCATTGACGCGTCCCGTGCTGGTGAAGGGCTACGATGGACAAACTAAAGTGCGTCATGAGCCGGTGCTTGATGCCGATGGCGCGCCGATTATGGCGGAGGAACACAGCATCACGCGCGTGGCGACCAACTGCGAAAGCTGGGTGGTAAATGTCGCGCAGCAAGCGGGGCTGCCCATTCCAAACGCCATCGGTACCATGGGGGTTTCGGGCGAGGCATTTACCTCCACCGATATGGCGGGGATGATCAAACGCCGCATCAAGGGCGGGGTAGAGCATGGCACGGCGGAAGTGGACATGGCGTTTGCCGTAAAGGCGCAATATTCCGAACGGCAGGTGGAGGCCACCGTGATTCGCTCACGCGTGCGGCACGGGGCGGGCGTGCTGTATGTGACCGGGACGGATAACCTGATGTTGCGTGAGGTTTTGGAACACGCGGTGGAAGGGGATGGGCGGCTGATTGACCACCTGTTTGATACGGTGCCGATGGTTGATGCGGGAAAACACCGTGTGCCGGAGGATTATGGCATCACGCAACTGGCACTGGCCGAAGATGGCAGAGGGCTGGAACTCAGCGAAGCGGAGCAGGTGTTTCTGGAAGGGATGAACCACCTGACGCCGGAACAGCAGGAGAAGGCAGCATCCTTCTGGCCGCCGCCGGACCTGCGGCAGCCGGAAAAGCCGCTCGAAGAAATATTGGAAGAAATGGTGGGGGAAGCCGAGTCGGAGCCTCCGGCAGAGGTGGCACCAGAAGAAATGAAAGCGATCGCGGCACTGGTGGAAGCTGTGCCGATTGACACATTACGAGGGCGGATGGTTTCCGACCGGGCATTTGCATGGGCGCAGCAGGTGGGCGCCGGAGAAATCCATCAGGGCGTGTTTCAGCAGGTGCTGCATTTTGCGCCTGAACAGGGCGAGGCTCTGACGACATTGGCCGGGGCGATTGAACGCGCGAGAAAAGACAGGCCGGGCAGCGTGTACCGGATAAGCCATGATGAGCAGGGGCGGTTTGTACTTTGCTGCCGGGAGGATAAGCTCGGCATGTTTGCAGAGGCGTTTGTGCGGATGGCGGATATCCTGCCGCAGGTCGGCAGTATTGAGGAAGCCGCGCAGCAGGCGGCGACGGATGCGGCAAACGGCCTTAGCCTGTAGGCGGGCTATTCTTCGTCCGTCTCGCGTTTGTGGCTTTCCAGCTTTTGTTTAGCCTGGGTGTCGAGCCGTTTTTCCTTCTGCTTCTCGGCTTTGGTGCGGCCGAATTTGACGCGGTTCTCGGCGGCTTTTTTCTCTTTCTCCACGCGGGCTTTGGCTTTGCGACGCTGCTTCAGGTTGATGATGTCGCTCACAGGGAATCTCCCTTTCCACGGTGCCTTTGCCACCGGCAAGGGCATGGATCATGGCGCAGTTGAGCTGGCCGCCCATTTGCGTGCGCATCATCAGGTAAAGCTGCTCGGTCATGTTCACCTGTTTCTGCCAATTCTCACCCATGCCGCGTCGGAGGGATTCGGGTGTGTCCAGCTTCCAGCCGCCCGCTTCCTGCGTGAAGACGAGGCGCATGATGCGCGGTTTCTCATTCTGCGTGACGCGGGCGCGCACCACCACGGCGTTTCCTTCGGCTTCCTGGGAAACATAGGTTGCGTCTTTGGGCAGGCAGCGAAGCAGGCCATAAGAGGCAAAACGGTCATAAAGTGGCAGCGAGTCGGATGTCTGCACGGTGCGGCAGGTCTGCACATCCTCGGTTTGTACGCAGCGGGTGAGCTGGTTGAATGCGTCCTGAGGCGTGGCGGCCGCGTGCGCGGGCAGCGCCGCTCCCAGTGAAAGCAGCGTAATGCCTATGCGCAGCAAGAATGATCGATGTGCCATACGGCCTCCTTTTATCCGCTGTTTTGCCACGTTTCGTATCAATGCAATATAGGCATTTTCGGGCGGAACCGCAATTTCTAGGCAGCCAGCGTGCCTTGCCGGACCGGCGAGAAGGAGGCGTGCTCCGCCGTCCAATGCGCGGGCATCTGGCAGAGTGATGGTTTGGTGAGCTCACTCTGCGCCAACATGTCTTTTATGTGGGTTATCATCCCCGCGAGACGCCGGTCGATGGCGGGCAACAGTTCGGTCCATTCCAGCAGCTTGCCGGTCAGCGGGGTTTTGCCGTC is a genomic window containing:
- the fghA gene encoding S-formylglutathione hydrolase — its product is MERIEQHASFGGSQEVWKHASATLKCDMRFAVYLPPQVKDGPCPVLYWLSGLTCTEQNFITKSGVQQFAAQHGIIVVAPDTSPRGEDVANDAAYDLGQGAGFYLNATQEPWAKHFQMFDYVTRELPDLVEQHFAASDARSISGHSMGGHGALVCALKMPGFYRSVSAFSPIAAPTQVQWGEKAFTHYLGEDRNAWLEWDSCALLQRATNKLTLLVDQGSADEFLANQLKPELLREAATLGGHKLMLRMQDGYDHSYYFISSFMGEHVAFHAEALLKPL
- a CDS encoding DUF4169 family protein: MSDIINLKQRRKAKARVEKEKKAAENRVKFGRTKAEKQKEKRLDTQAKQKLESHKRETDEE